Proteins encoded within one genomic window of Dermatophilus congolensis:
- a CDS encoding C40 family peptidase: MRHIFAAAAAALTSMSVIASPAHAAPGETSNTEETIPYAALALSSVNITRHAALATAQAYAQQAPQANWQQKASNANHLATAMKMPGISLRDRIIAIAKTQVGTPYLWGGSTPTGFDCSGFTQYVYKKAGLRLPRTAAEQQQALTPTSNPRPGDLVFYGRSAHHVGIYIADGLMLHAPHTGKNIAIAPIYGTPSGYGRLA, translated from the coding sequence ATGCGTCACATCTTCGCGGCGGCCGCGGCCGCCCTAACAAGCATGTCCGTCATTGCCTCACCAGCTCACGCAGCCCCAGGTGAAACAAGCAACACCGAAGAAACGATTCCTTACGCGGCACTGGCACTCTCCTCAGTGAACATCACCCGCCACGCCGCACTCGCCACTGCTCAGGCCTACGCCCAGCAAGCACCCCAAGCGAACTGGCAACAAAAAGCCAGCAACGCCAACCACCTCGCCACCGCGATGAAAATGCCCGGAATCAGCCTCCGCGACCGCATCATCGCCATCGCAAAAACCCAGGTAGGAACCCCATACCTCTGGGGCGGCAGCACACCAACAGGATTCGACTGCTCCGGATTCACGCAATACGTCTACAAAAAAGCCGGCCTACGCCTACCGCGCACCGCAGCAGAGCAACAACAAGCCCTCACACCCACCAGTAACCCCCGCCCCGGCGACCTCGTCTTCTACGGGCGCAGCGCCCACCACGTGGGCATCTACATCGCAGACGGGCTCATGCTGCACGCCCCACACACCGGGAAAAACATCGCCATCGCACCTATCTACGGCACCCCCTCCGGCTACGGCCGTCTCGCCTGA